The genomic interval ttgagcctactttttcttctagtaagcaaagggtctctggtttaatgctTAGGTCCTGGATCCACTTGGAGTTGGGTTttatgcagagtgagagataggcatttaatttcattttgctatatatggatttccaattttttcaGCACCTCTTGTAAAGGCCAGctcttctccaatgtatgtcTAGTATGAGACAACTGTATTCATTTGagtttgtctgtgtcttctaatctattccattggtcttcatgtcttttttggtgtcaataccatatcatttttgttactatagatctttagtataatttaagataaagtattattttctgtgtgacttttcttgctaaggatttctttggctatcctgggcctcttatttttccaaataaatttcatgacttaTGTTCCTATTTCTATGGAGAATGTCAATtgtgattttaataggaattggaTTAAATCtttatagcactttgggtagtatgtccattttgacaattaattctgtctatccaagaacatgagagatatttccatcttctaaggtcttcttccatttctttctttagtgttctgtagtttttttttaatagaggtctttcacttcttttgttatattgattcccatgtataatattttattttttgaggctattgtgaatggggtagttttcctaatttctctttcagtggattcatagCTGaattataggaatgcatttgatttatgggtgttgattttatattctgctactttgctgaattcttctataagttcttgaagttttctggtgaacTTTTTTGGACCTTCAAAGTATAAAATCATTttgttggcaaatagggatagtttgaattgttggccttgggtttaacatatatagctttcacaattttgaggtatattcctactatccctggtttttctactgttttgaatgtaaaaaaaaaaatgctgtattttttcaaatgctctttgtgaatctattgagataatcatgtgattcttgcctTTGTCTGTTGATgtaatgaattttttattgatttccatttattgaatcaatcttgcatccctgggatgaaccccacttgttCATGGTGTACCATCTTTTTAAAGTGttgtgatttgccagtattttatttaaaaatttttgcatttatgttcatcagggatattggtccaaagttttcttttcttgatgtgtatTTGGTTGGTATCAAAGTGATGCTAGAttaatagaatgaatttggaagggttccctccttttgtatttcatggaataatttgagtgGTATTTGGTGTAAGTACTTGTTTGAAGGTCTTATAAAACTCAGGTGataattcatctggtcctgggcttttcctaATTCATGGgattttgatggtgtcttcaatttcattgcttgaaattgatctgtttaaattttctatgtcatcctgattcaatttgggcagtTATGTGTTTCTAGAAATTcgtcaatgtcttcaagattttctacaTATTAGAATATAcaattcaaaatagtttcttaCTATTGCCTGTAGTTCAGTAGCGTCTGTCATGAGAGTTCctttttcaacatgaattttagtaatttgaatttttttctctcctattctACATTAGCTTGGTTAAAGgattttcaatcttattttttcaaagaaccaacattttgtataaaatgtttgaatagtttgtttcaattttattgatttcagctctgatttattCCTTGTCTTCTGCTTCTTTTGGTGTTGTTCtttctctagggctttgagatataatgttaagttatttatttggttactttctatttttttaacgAATGAGCTTAATGTAATGAACTGGCTTCATAGTGTACCAGAGATTTTGAGATGTTGTAtctctattctcatttacttctaagtattttgttattttatcctggatttcttctgctatccattgatcattcaataggatattatttagtctccaagtgttagagtagcttctattttttatcattgattttttttctctacctctggtatctttattttattttattttattttttattggttgttcaaaacattacaaagctcttgacatatcatatttcatacattagattcaagtgggttatgaactcccatttttaccccaaatacagattacagaatcacattggttacacatccacatttttacataatgccatattagtaactattgtattctgctacctttcctatcctctactatcccccctcccctcccctcccctcccatcttctctctctaccccatctactgtaattcatttctctccttgttttttttccataccccttacaacctcttatatgtaattttgtataacaatgagggtctccttccatttccatgcaattttccttttctctccctttccctcccacctcatgtctctgtttaatgttaatcttttcctcctgctcttcctccctactctgttcttagttgctctcattatatcaaagaagacatttggcatttgttttttagggattggctagcttcacttagcatgatctgctctaatgccatccatttccttgcaaattccatgattttgtcatttttagtgcagagtagtactccattgtgtataaatgccacatttttttattcattcatctattgaagggcatctgggttggttccacagtctagctattgtgaattgtgctgctatgaacatcaatgtggcagtatccctgtagtacgctcttttaaggtcttaagggaatagtccgagaagggcaatagctgggtcaaatggtggttccattcccagctttcccaagaatctccatactgatttccaaattggcctcaccaatttgcagtcccaccagcaatgtacaagagtacccttttccccacatccttgccagcacttgttgttgtttgacttcataatggctgccaatctgactggagtgagatggtatcttagggtggttttgatttgcatttctctgactgctagagatggtgagcattttttcatgtacttgttgactgattgtatgtcctcatctgagaagtgtctgttcaggtccttggcccatttgttgattgggttatttgttatcctATTGTCATTCCATaggatattatttagtctccaagtgttagagtagcttctattttttatcattgatttctaatttcattccattatgatttgaaaaaatacaagatattatctctattttttgtatttttaagagttgctttgttaagatatgttctattttagagaaggatatGTATGCtgttgaaaagaaagtgtattcagtctttgatggatgaaatattttatatatgtctgtaaagtctaaattattgattctatttttagtttgatagcttctttattttttttttttatttttggtggtgggaggggagtgggatctatccagtggtaagaGAAGTGCGTTAAAGTCACTCAGTATATTGTGTTGAGGGCtacttgattcttgaaattgaaaagggtttgtttgtttgatgtatgtagatgatCCATtatttagggcataaatattattgttttggttttagaCACTTTCTACTTGTAATCTTAATAATTCAAGATCCATCAACATAGGTATTGTTCACATTTGGTAATGACCTTGTGGCTCATTGATTTTGAACTTGTTTAAATTAAGTTAGAATTTGAGTTTGAAaggttttcttgttttatattgGAGgtgtttaaaaactcaatttaaaagtaaatgtaaaaaaagtaaatgtatttttaaattatggaaaaatatacataacacAATATTTACCatcttataatatatatatatatatatatatatatatatatatatatataattcaacaGCATTAAGTACATTCTCATTGTTCAGCTATTGctaccatccatctccagaaatCATTTGATATTCCCAAACAGAAACTTAGTATCCATTAAATACCAAATGGTCATTTCCTCTTAccccaataatgaatctgctgaaaaagaaattagaaaaactatcccattcacaataaacttaaaaaagaatACTTAAGAACAAATCTAACCAAATTGgtgaaagatctttacaatgaaaactacagaatactaaagaaagaaattgaaggtctTGAAAGAAATACCTTCCATggtcttggataggcagagttaatattgtcaaaatggccatactaccaaaaagtaTTCAAATTCAAGGCAACTCCCATGAAGATACCTATgacatacattgctgttgggactgcaaattggtgcaaccactctgcaaagcagtacggagattcctcagaaaacatggaatggaaccaccatttgaccatttatcctactccttggtataaacccaaaggacttaaagtcaacATACTATTGTGACAtggtcacatcaatatttatagcagctgaattcacagtagctaagctatggaaccaacctaggtgcccttcaacagatgaatgaatgaatgaagaaaatatagtatatatacacaatggaatattactcagctgtaaagaagactgaaattatagcatttgccagtaaatgggtggaactagagactattattctttgtgaaataagccagtctccaaaacccaaaggctgaacaTTCTCTCTGATGTGTGTTTGCTAACACACAATGTGGGGTAAGGGgaggaaagaataaaagttcattggattagacaaaggggaatgaagataaGTGTGGGGAACAGtaatggaaaagacagtagaatgagttagACATAATTTCCCTATCTTTACCTATGAATATACAATCCCTGTAATACCACTACATGTACAACCACCAGAATggtaagttatattccatgtatgtataatttgtccAGATATACTCTACTgacatgtgtatctaaaaagtacaatttaaaaaaaaaatttaaataaagtatcTAACACATTTGATAATTCATGGAAgcttatttataattgttttattcatCTCCTAAATTATGATTGTCCTTCATCCTCTGTTATAATTCTATTTTCTCCTACTAATTTTGGCTGTCATGcttaaaaaaatctctaattcTTCATTCTTCAGGAATATTTAATTAGTCTTACTCTTCTTCTCCAGGTGCATATTCTTGAAGTTGCATTTTAGCATTTATTACCTTTTATGCTATTATTCACTTTAAGGAAGAATTTGAAAGCAGAAAACAGGAACAAACAGTAttgaacacaaaaataaacaaagaagaaaatacaggaaagttTAGGACATGAAAGTatgattgtacataatgtggTTGATACAGAAATTATTGGTTTTAGGGAAAGTACATGCAATGCTTGAAAAACAAGAGTAAAGAGCAATATAGTTGGTGATCATTTAATACAATGGATTTAATTTCTATTAATGTGCAACATTGTTAGTTATTTAGATCAACCTCCAATTTTCTATGTAAAATAGTTAAGACTCAGTATACATCAAGACATGACCTCAAAAAcccctgggccactgggattagaaAGGCATTGGATTTCAATTAGTCATAAAGATATTTATTGATCCAGaatcacaatatatttatttacccATCTCTCTAAGAACATGACACATTCTTGCTTTTAAGTTACTATGTTATGCAACTCCGAGCTTATCTTCAGGATAGAGAAAATTGTTGTTAAGGTGTTTAtactttgagaattttttaatctaaatGAATGTCTaaactattcatttttaattattaagaagTTTTGTTTCTGAGAATTATCTGTTtagttttttgcccatttattgattgggtcatatTTTGGAGTTTTAAGTGTTGGGAATTCTATTTATATCATGTATATTAAAGCGTTatatggcaaagattttctcccctgCTGTTGACTCTCTCTTCATAATCTATAAACAATTGCAATTTTTTTCATGGTTCTTGATACAGGAACCCAAGTCAAAAGCATCAGAAAGTTTAATGTTTGGTAAGGACCAAATCCCAGCTTCCAATAGGGTTCCTTATTGGTGCCTTCATTGAAAGAGAATAGAACTGTAACTACACGTGACGGTAAGCACAAGGGCAATAGGGCCCAATTTTGTATCATCCTTCTTTGTAAGGGCCTTGATCCTATTTACAAAGGATACCGCATGATTGTCACCCCTTATTAGATCCCTGTCATAATAAAATTATGCTGATGTTACATTTCAATGCATAAACTTTAGAAGATACACATTTCAAAAACAGCAGGATTGGAGTCATAGAACTGTTTTAGTACTTTCAACTTTTAATGATAAAGTTTGAACATCATAAGCATCCAAATTTTCAAccaataaaatattcatattgtGCATTAAATAATCAGTTGCTTTCAATTTCAGGAAAAAACAAGAAGTGATTTTTCTTAAACTGTTTCTtggataattttaaaagacatttctgGCTCTTTCAATTTATGCACACAATTGTTTCTAGCATGAGGTCTTTATTATAACTTCCTATTCTCTTACTCATTCAAAAGATTCATTAAATTTGAAGGAACATTAAAAAACTGATACCAGAATCTTTAACTCTTCATTCTACtcactttaattttaataaactaATGATAAATTCTGTGATTTAAAATACTCTACACTTATtaatataatgcattttaaaagatgCAATAGCATTTTCATAAATTGAGATTGACAAACTTGTAAGATTCAAGATTCTTTCAAAGCATAAGTACTTCACATAGAATGCAGTGTAGATAGGCTTTCCACTGAGACTCAGACAAAACAtgctgaaaatgagaaaatttctcAGGTGTTACTGACAGAAGCCTTTTGAGGAATGTTTaccacaatattttttaaatgattaaattgaACTTGtgaatgtgtattttatattgataatttttaaattttcttatttgttttaactagttatacatgacagtaggatgcatttatgcactttgatatatcatacatatatgggaaataatttctaatttttctgagagTACACGTTGCAGAATCATACtggtaatatttttaaactacttAAAACTGTTATTATTTCAATATGCAGGAGTCAAAATTGacctattttaatatttttttccaaaaatggagCATCCATACTGGTGAGTGTTACATGAACATGTCCTTGCCTAATATGATTAGAAATGTAATAAGTATGACATGTATTCCAAGATGAATACAATGAGATTAGTGAGACAAGAATGAGTTGTTAGAGCAATTCACATAAACTTGCTTAATTGTTAAATAATCTTATTTATATCTATGAACTATGACTTAGAACTAAAAACACTTCTTACCAGCTTGCACAATGCCCCCTTCACATCCTTATTCCTCAAGGTGTAGATAAAGGGGTTGAGTGTAGGAGTCACCATTCCATAGAAGAGAGCCATGAACTTTGGCTGATCTCTTGAGATGGAAGAGGGGGGCTGAAGGTACATGCTAATGGCTGGGCCATAAAACaagaaaaccacaataagatgAGAAGAACATGTCCCAAAggccttttttcttccttcagaagACTTGATCTTAAATACAGAACGCCCAATGCTAGCATAGGAAGCAAGAATTAAACACAGAGGAACAGCTAACATAAAAATGCATACCACAGAGAGTATGAGCTCATTAGCTTCCTTTTCACCACAGGCCGTCTTTATCAGAACTGGAATCTCACATAATAAGTGATCCAGTTTATTAATGCCACACAGTGGCAACTGCAGTGTAAGAGTGGCTTCTAAGAAAGCATAGGCCATTCCACCCAGCCACACAATGGATACTAGTAAGATGCATATGCGCTGATTCATGATGAGGGTGTAGTGCAGAGGTCTGCAGATGGCCACGTAGCGATCAAAAGACATAATGGCCAAGAGCAGACATTCTGTGCCCCCCATTATGCTAAAGAAATAAAGCTGAACTATACACCCAATATAGCTGATTGTTTTCTTAGAGCTACCCAAATTAAACAGCATCTGAGGGACAAAGCTTGTTGTGTAACACATGTCTAAAAAGGAGAGGTTAGtgaggaagaaatacatggggCTGTGGAGATGGGGGTCTAACTTGGATACCACTATGATGATGATGTTTCCCATCATAGCCATGGGGTATGTTATCAGAAGAATTACAAATAAAGGAAGCTGTAGCCAAGGATGGTTTGCAAAGCCTAGTAGAATGAATTCATCAGGGTGGCTTTCATTAATTAGTATCATTATCTTCAACTTTTTCACATATAGGAGGATAGTAACAAAGTAGGggcaattaaaaagaatgataaaacaaTTATGCATTGACTACTTGATCATAGAAGACAAAGTACCACAAGTTATGGGAGAAATAATATAAAGGGTCAAGCACCAGGTGAATATCATTTATCTTTATGACACCATAAATTAAAGAAATGTCGACCAGCAAGCCAACCATTCTGTGAGTGAATTTCCTCCTCTGTATTTTAAGGCTAACAGTAATTATCTCCTAGAGTTCTAATGAGgagtaaatgaaaaatagaagtgaCTGTTTTGGAAACTCTAAAATTATGGCTTTCAAACTGTCTTGCATAAAAATCAGCTGAGGAGGttgttaaaaatgaaagtttttttgaattttatcttCAATAGTTGTTAGATGCAAGAAGCCAACGTGCCAAATGGTTCATTTTCAAAAGCATTGGTAAAAGGCATTACTGAAATATTAAGAGCTGAAGGGTTGAGTCAGCaatagaagggagagagaaaccTGATGCTATTAAAGTCATTAATAGTCCAGCCCAATTGTCAGTGAAATAATTAATCATCTACATTGAGAATAAGAAGACTGTAGTATTTAACAAGCTGTTAGGTATATGTAATTGAGCAGAAAGTATAGATGCTTTTGTTGTGATATTATTGCTGTTGAAATGGagtctatgttgcccaggctggtcttgaaattgTGTGCTCAAGTGATgttcccacttcagcctcccaagtatccaGGACTACAGCTCCATATCACCATGACTGgtttaactatttttaatatcaGTGTTCTGAATTATTAAATGAGGGAATTGAGCTACAATCACATTTCCCCTCAAACTCAAGAATTTTGCTTTTGTGAAATTTTCTCTTGCATAACTACCTAGATCAAACTTAGGTAAATTGATCTTTTAAtgctaaattatttaatttttcattttgtaggtTGGTTGGTACcgtttttatgattttaaacaaTTGTCAGTGACCTATCGACTATATAgctacaaatacattttttaactCCAAGTAACTACTGTCAAGAAAGTTGTCAATATCCCAATTCAGACCTCTGAATTGAATGTCTGCAGACTTGTTCAAATCCAcaagttattttacatttttagtacatACATACATTGTTTTTCACTGAAAGATACATTTAATGCAACAAAATccacaaatttaaaaagcaggatTTTGAGAAAGATTAATTAAGTAATGCAAGTTTTTTaatatagtttctttcttttagtgGTGAAGTGTGCTTTATGAAATCCACAATCTTCTTTGAGATGGAGGAGATTCAGGAAAGAAGTAAAGATAGTATCCCAGTGACACAATTGTAAGTTACTCCTGAGTCAATCAGTAGTTAAAGCTCCCAGATTGCATTCTCAAGGTTACAAATCAGTTGTAATATTCTCTGTCATGAAATCCTTAAGGCCAACCTGTGAAGTATTACAGAAAGCTATTCAGAGATAAGAAGTGGATGTTGTCCTTTGTTTTCCTCATCTAGAAGTGTGTGATttcaataaaatactttcaattaATCTTTAATGAGCCTTCTGTGCCAAGCACTCCAATAAACTTATGCCGTTAAATCATTTAGTACCTACCCCCAACCTTATGGCATTAGAAAAATTGTATATGTATATCTTAAGATGTTATTAATCATTCATTTCAGAAGTCTGCTAATGACTGGAGAGGTTCTAAAGACCAAAATGCCATCAGTGCCTTAAATGAGAAAGTGATATATCAAGTCTACATGCTTACAGTTTCAAGATTATGTGAAAACATCTATATTCTTTTGATGTTTCCTAAAGTTTCAAGATTATGTGAAAACATCTGTACTCTTTTGATGTTTCCTGAGTAAGTGTGGCTTCTGCACTTTATTTGAGCTTGACATCATTCAAAATGTTATATGAGCATGAGGACTTtagaaatacttgaaaaaaaagattttaagttAAGAAATATATCATAAACTTCCACATTGTACATGAGATATTTAAAGAGCATTGTATAAACCAATTAAttcttaaatattctaaaatttggATTATACTCACATTAACAATTGCATTATAAAATACCAGCCTACTCATTTAACATTGTTATATTCAcctttgatctttttcttttgtagaccataattaaatttttaaagagtggggctggggtggtggctcagtggtagagtgcttgcctagcatgcttgaggcactgcaTTCGATCTTCagacccacataaaaataaactaatgtatccatctaaaactaaagatatataaataaataaatattttttaaaaatttttaaacagtaaTGTTAGGTTTGATCTTCCATGATATGTTCCATAATTATCTCTCTCCAATAATGGTATGCATTCTAATATGCTTATAGCAATTTTGTCAAATTtgtattatttgatattttcttcatattatttGCCTTAGTCTCATTTTGTTTGTGAATTCCAATCACCCCtgtaaaagacaaaattacacCAAATTTAGTTATATATCtaattggtttttatttgcaattcATGAACTAGGGCAGCTTCCATTCCTATCAAGCAGTACCATGAGTTTGACAAAGTAGAAacaagaaaaccaaaccaaaaaacatcATCAATTAACATCTGGGACTgcaggggtttttgtttttttggttttttttttttttttttgaaaaggttAAAGCAGAGGTGACTTCTTTTTTATGTTGCCTCATGTGAACAGGAATATCCTGTTTTTAGGGGTAAGGTATCTGTGTTGTTTTCTTAGAGCTTCAGTTTGATGGTGTGGCATCTAGCATGAGTAACTGCACTTTGGTTTAATCCTGTCTGTTGAATCCTACTGCAGGAGCTTAGTTCAAAATACTGGATAGTTCCCTATAGATATAAGCTGTCATTCTGTTTGTTATTTAATGTTATTAATCAATCAATGTTATTTAATCCAAAGTATATTTAAGCTCTAAAATTCTTTCACTCTCTTATCTTTTACATGTCATTCTTATGATATTTCAATAGTTTTAGCTCTTGGATTCCATTGACTCTTGAATGTTCTACTTCCAGTGAATTTTTTTGCCACTATTTCACTCTACAGGGATCTATTTACCCACAAATTAAAAAGTGCCAAATGTCATCCTTAGAGTCACAACTCATGtttttattctagttttttttcttatataatttttatcacattttatttaaatttgtagaaCTTTTTAGCTTTCTATATTAATttcataaagaaattatttttgatacAAAAATACTAAGGTGAAACACACAAATCAAATCCAAGACATTTTAACcatgggttaaaaaatgtttcatgtgACACATTCACTTGATTGAATGAAGGCTTCATACTTCATTCAGGTATTTAACATCTGTCAGTTGCTTAAGTGAAATTTAAATGCCTCTGAGTTTGGTCTATATGACAGACAGATtacaaagagaaatttatttgttATCTGGATTACTGAACTATGTATTTCTACAGAGTTGATAACAGAGTTAGAAAAACTCTGAAATGATGTGctctctttctatatatattaCTCACAACAATCTATATATATTCCAAACGTCTCTGAGAACACATGACTTTTTTTAAGATGTTTGTTTACTTACCTCATGTTGATAAATATTTAGCAGAAGCAAATCATtagaattttttaagttttcagaaaaaatggaaaaactaatACACAAATGagtatttaaaagttttaaattttagtttttcagtcaatacaagaattagaaaaaaatatggattATGGAAGCAATAATGGGAAATATCAAGCATGCTTTATAGGCATGCTATATGTATGCTATTCCTGAGACCTCTTGGGCTTTGTTTACACAGACCATTCATTTATCTTTCTCCCAGAAGAGTTAGCACAGAACGTTCCTTGGGACAGAATTCTTTATGGATTCCATATACAATTATTCACCTACAAAACTAAGCTTGGTGGCAATTTTATAtgtgttctaaaataaaattagtctaCAATATGTGGGCAATTTGAGTTTAAG from Ictidomys tridecemlineatus isolate mIctTri1 chromosome 8, mIctTri1.hap1, whole genome shotgun sequence carries:
- the LOC101978670 gene encoding olfactory receptor 2B11: MILINESHPDEFILLGFANHPWLQLPLFVILLITYPMAMMGNIIIIVVSKLDPHLHSPMYFFLTNLSFLDMCYTTSFVPQMLFNLGSSKKTISYIGCIVQLYFFSIMGGTECLLLAIMSFDRYVAICRPLHYTLIMNQRICILLVSIVWLGGMAYAFLEATLTLQLPLCGINKLDHLLCEIPVLIKTACGEKEANELILSVVCIFMLAVPLCLILASYASIGRSVFKIKSSEGRKKAFGTCSSHLIVVFLFYGPAISMYLQPPSSISRDQPKFMALFYGMVTPTLNPFIYTLRNKDVKGALCKLVRSVFSSKS